The following proteins are encoded in a genomic region of Leptospira fainei serovar Hurstbridge str. BUT 6:
- a CDS encoding TMEM175 family protein — protein MTKARMEAFSDAVYAIALTILVLELKIPTVEPNRLFQAALNQLPKLLAFILSFVIVGKYWVAHHSMLNLIKQVNHVSLWLNLLLLMFVCFIPYPAGILGEYPYSQFAIILYSISLSFVNIAGAIFWTYTTFKEENTIGISREFRKYVICIHLFPLIPYSLAVLFTFYSMTVSYILIVIVPILFIIPNRFIVRTPPPLP, from the coding sequence ATGACTAAAGCAAGAATGGAGGCTTTTAGTGACGCCGTTTATGCAATCGCATTGACGATTCTAGTTCTCGAGCTTAAAATTCCGACGGTCGAACCCAATCGACTATTTCAGGCTGCTCTGAATCAACTACCGAAACTTCTAGCGTTTATCTTAAGTTTTGTTATCGTTGGAAAATATTGGGTCGCTCATCATTCGATGCTTAATTTAATCAAGCAGGTCAACCATGTCTCATTGTGGTTGAATTTATTATTGTTAATGTTTGTCTGTTTTATCCCCTACCCGGCGGGAATATTGGGCGAATATCCATACAGTCAATTTGCGATTATCTTATATTCGATCAGCCTTTCATTCGTAAATATAGCCGGAGCTATTTTTTGGACATATACGACGTTCAAGGAAGAGAATACGATCGGAATAAGCCGAGAATTTAGAAAATACGTAATTTGCATTCATTTGTTTCCGTTAATTCCGTATTCATTGGCGGTTTTATTTACTTTCTATTCGATGACGGTTTCGTACATACTCATAGTGATCGTCCCGATATTATTCATTATTCCTAATAGATTTATAGTCAGGACTCCCCCGCCGTTACCATAG
- the cobT gene encoding nicotinate-nucleotide--dimethylbenzimidazole phosphoribosyltransferase gives MNSKADLSSNLEQEDFNDSEKASVYKAIYSRRDIRAYTSNPIDEDIIYRLLDAAHHAPSVGFMQPWNFVIIQDASIRKRIYDHFIDVNERAANLYQDDRKVKYSSLKLQGILDSPVNILFTCDRNRDGQNVLGRSTNKDTDIYSTCLAVQNFWLAARAEGLGAGWMSILESEFIRELLEIPENVLPIAYMTLGKPVWTPKEPMLESVGWKHRENLSDLVFKDKWGIKYNPYSLNRDIAKETFPISSQERLDSLTKPKQSLGFIEECIIKIANTQKKQFPSSKEKAIFLFAGDHGIVSEGISAYNSDVTAQMMYMYIAGGAAINSIARKNRIDLVLFDMGINHDFNNAPGMKHLKIRNGTRNFLEETAMTQEEAGLAFENGKDVVRKLGTKYDMIGLGEMGIGNTTASTAIASVLLNKDPLTLTGAGTGIGNSTLLKKIEIIQKGISKHGSRTLNEWQALVCFGGYEIAAMVGVIEEAYSLGIPVVLDGMITSVAALIAYRRNPGIVSVLIAGHISREPAHRFILNELGLRPVLDLNLSLGEGSGSALAMGILDTGCVLFREMKTFEEANIRFAENEDARL, from the coding sequence ATGAACAGCAAAGCCGACCTCTCTTCCAATCTAGAACAAGAGGATTTTAACGATTCCGAAAAGGCATCCGTTTATAAGGCGATATATAGTAGAAGGGATATCAGAGCATATACGAGTAATCCGATCGATGAAGATATCATTTATAGACTGCTCGATGCCGCACATCATGCCCCCTCGGTCGGGTTTATGCAACCCTGGAACTTTGTAATAATACAGGATGCATCGATAAGAAAAAGAATTTACGATCATTTCATAGATGTAAACGAGCGCGCGGCTAATCTGTATCAGGATGATCGTAAAGTAAAATACTCGTCTTTGAAACTCCAGGGAATTTTAGACTCACCGGTCAATATACTCTTTACTTGCGATAGAAATCGCGACGGTCAAAACGTTCTCGGAAGATCCACCAATAAGGATACGGATATTTATAGCACGTGCCTGGCGGTTCAAAACTTTTGGTTGGCTGCGAGGGCGGAGGGATTGGGCGCCGGGTGGATGAGCATTCTCGAGTCAGAATTCATTCGTGAGTTATTGGAAATCCCCGAAAACGTTTTACCTATCGCATACATGACTTTAGGCAAACCGGTATGGACGCCGAAAGAACCGATGCTGGAATCCGTCGGATGGAAACATCGGGAAAATCTTTCCGATCTCGTTTTTAAAGACAAATGGGGAATCAAGTATAACCCTTATTCGCTGAATCGAGATATTGCAAAGGAAACTTTTCCTATCTCCTCTCAAGAGAGATTAGACTCGCTTACTAAACCTAAACAATCTCTTGGTTTTATCGAAGAATGTATAATAAAAATAGCAAATACTCAAAAAAAGCAATTCCCATCATCAAAAGAAAAGGCGATTTTCCTTTTCGCCGGAGACCATGGAATCGTTTCGGAAGGAATAAGCGCCTATAATAGCGATGTAACCGCGCAAATGATGTATATGTACATTGCAGGAGGTGCCGCGATCAATTCGATAGCCAGAAAAAATCGAATCGATTTAGTTTTGTTTGATATGGGAATCAATCATGATTTTAATAATGCACCAGGAATGAAGCATTTGAAAATCAGAAATGGAACTAGAAATTTTTTAGAAGAGACGGCAATGACGCAAGAAGAAGCGGGGCTTGCGTTCGAAAATGGCAAAGATGTCGTACGAAAATTAGGGACAAAATACGATATGATAGGTCTCGGAGAGATGGGTATCGGAAACACTACGGCATCCACAGCAATCGCTTCCGTTCTTTTGAATAAGGATCCTCTGACTCTTACCGGGGCAGGCACCGGCATTGGAAATTCTACCTTATTAAAGAAAATTGAAATTATTCAAAAGGGAATTTCGAAACACGGAAGCCGAACATTAAACGAATGGCAAGCCCTCGTTTGTTTCGGCGGTTATGAAATAGCGGCGATGGTCGGAGTTATCGAAGAGGCATATTCCTTAGGAATTCCCGTTGTATTGGATGGGATGATCACTAGCGTAGCCGCCTTAATTGCTTATAGAAGGAACCCCGGAATCGTTTCAGTACTCATTGCAGGTCATATTTCAAGGGAGCCCGCTCACCGATTTATATTAAACGAACTAGGCTTAAGGCCGGTTTTGGATTTGAACTTAAGCCTAGGGGAAGGATCGGGATCCGCGCTTGCAATGGGAATTTTGGATACCGGATGCGTGCTTTTTCGAGAAATGAAGACTTTTGAAGAAGCTAATATTAGATTTGCAGAAAACGAAGACGCGCGACTTTAA
- a CDS encoding heavy metal-responsive transcriptional regulator gives MQKFMKIGQVANQSEVSVQTVRYYESLNLLNKPARSPAGYRLYNAEAVLRIRFIRRSQRLGFNLEEIKELLDLKMQNSNQCSRIKSKIGNKLGEIRRKLSELRKLEKILLEMHDACEMTNVTDPCPILNLLENNFEDRINIRNKLSECCGN, from the coding sequence ATGCAAAAGTTTATGAAAATCGGCCAAGTGGCAAATCAAAGTGAAGTTTCGGTTCAAACTGTCCGTTACTACGAGTCGTTGAATCTTCTAAACAAGCCTGCTCGGAGTCCTGCCGGCTATCGATTGTATAATGCCGAGGCGGTTCTTCGAATTCGTTTCATCCGTAGAAGCCAGAGGTTAGGCTTTAATTTGGAGGAGATTAAAGAGCTATTAGATTTGAAGATGCAAAATTCGAATCAGTGCTCCCGCATAAAATCGAAAATCGGAAATAAGTTGGGCGAAATTCGTCGTAAACTTTCGGAACTTAGGAAACTCGAAAAAATCCTACTAGAAATGCACGACGCATGCGAAATGACGAACGTAACCGATCCTTGTCCGATTCTAAATCTTTTGGAGAACAATTTTGAAGATAGAATTAATATACGAAACAAATTGTCCGAATGTTGCGGCAACTAA
- a CDS encoding outer membrane beta-barrel protein: MKFVKRIFFLLLIQSIAIFPVVGQEEIKTEDPVERPSEGKTPANEPSRAKPDVIKSEAGKLLDSLDIHGFVDVYYQDNNNQSSGTQTDTSRGFETYNLQFTVNLIKLEIQKHADKKDPWGFRLDLMNGTNTIYQEVPRSQTNSINNMNAFQQAYVSLYLDYHKGFTVDVGKMATHMGYEKIESKNNPNYTIGAIFFNTTSFLHTGARIKGKITDDWDIAFYLYNSGLGSGYQNASFLTSTNPVSNPTNTNIVIDGFRQQKAYGTQIKGNLIKDRLLFTYNTLFSSDNPFARQNPSQEYLGQTINSQTGIQNSAPVQSRGKFFQDMWNTNEVILSLTLMEKWTLDLDWVHGEKGGSVSTNNSLLQQEYNPNGVINASTLLTGQITPVHIKSIYNAYGVWSKYKINEKLDINGRFEYIDDKSNNGALISGPGVAGNPAEKQYEKDFYSNAADIILQSLNLNPNSPAYGPYNPLTLHTVMVERIDKNQRDYSGFRNYGQYHTLTITPVLNWTQNLQFKLDIRRDWADGLQFVDSGGHRLNYQNGLTLGIVAKF; this comes from the coding sequence ATGAAATTCGTAAAAAGAATATTCTTCCTTCTATTGATTCAATCTATCGCGATATTCCCGGTCGTCGGACAAGAAGAAATCAAAACCGAGGATCCAGTCGAGAGACCTTCCGAAGGTAAAACTCCGGCGAACGAACCGAGCCGGGCAAAACCGGATGTAATCAAGTCGGAAGCAGGAAAACTTCTCGATTCGTTGGATATCCACGGATTTGTGGATGTATATTATCAAGACAATAATAATCAATCGTCCGGAACTCAAACTGACACTTCGCGAGGTTTTGAAACGTACAATCTTCAATTTACGGTCAATCTTATCAAATTAGAAATTCAAAAACACGCAGATAAGAAGGATCCTTGGGGATTTCGCCTAGACTTGATGAACGGAACGAATACGATCTATCAAGAAGTCCCTCGCAGTCAGACGAATTCCATTAACAACATGAACGCATTTCAGCAGGCATATGTATCTTTATATCTAGACTATCATAAAGGATTTACCGTCGACGTCGGAAAGATGGCGACGCACATGGGCTATGAAAAGATAGAATCTAAGAATAATCCGAATTATACGATAGGAGCGATATTTTTTAATACCACATCTTTCCTGCATACTGGCGCGCGCATAAAGGGTAAAATCACGGATGATTGGGACATTGCATTCTATCTTTATAATAGCGGATTGGGCTCCGGATATCAAAACGCGTCTTTTCTTACTTCCACGAATCCGGTATCGAATCCGACCAACACGAATATAGTGATCGACGGATTTAGACAGCAAAAAGCGTATGGAACGCAAATTAAAGGAAATCTAATTAAGGATAGACTGTTATTTACGTATAACACTCTTTTTAGCAGCGATAATCCCTTCGCTCGTCAAAACCCTTCGCAAGAATATCTCGGCCAGACGATTAACTCTCAGACGGGAATCCAAAATTCGGCGCCCGTACAATCCCGAGGGAAATTTTTTCAGGATATGTGGAATACCAACGAAGTCATACTTTCCCTTACCTTAATGGAAAAGTGGACGCTGGATTTGGATTGGGTGCACGGCGAAAAGGGAGGAAGCGTATCGACAAACAATTCGCTCTTACAACAGGAATATAATCCGAACGGAGTCATCAACGCATCCACATTGTTAACCGGGCAAATTACGCCGGTCCATATCAAATCCATTTATAACGCCTACGGGGTATGGTCGAAATATAAGATCAATGAGAAGCTGGATATAAACGGAAGATTCGAATACATCGACGATAAAAGCAATAATGGGGCTCTAATTTCCGGTCCTGGCGTTGCCGGCAATCCAGCCGAGAAGCAGTATGAAAAGGATTTTTATTCGAACGCGGCAGACATCATCCTTCAATCCTTGAACTTGAATCCGAACTCACCGGCATATGGACCGTACAATCCGTTGACCCTACACACCGTTATGGTCGAAAGAATTGATAAGAATCAAAGAGATTATTCGGGATTTCGAAATTACGGGCAATACCATACTTTAACTATCACTCCCGTTCTGAATTGGACACAAAACCTTCAATTTAAACTAGACATTCGAAGAGATTGGGCGGACGGCTTACAATTCGTGGATAGCGGCGGACATCGACTTAACTATCAAAATGGACTTACTCTTGGAATTGTTGCAAAGTTTTAA
- a CDS encoding SpoIIE family protein phosphatase, with translation MYDSILFSHHAIGVFSLFLLTCVLSGFLIFKKNKTLPTYYLIIMYLAYGTMFLGYFISYSLFDPISAYHRYLTVFMIFGIIAFIGFSYNFPKNIHPKESKIVIILSLVIGLGAWFHFVYKTYGKEKVFSFTAHQFSFDFGKEASAAILLCFIISIVILVRKILFYSSYSGILQKWKDYFAGSISVIRIPTQFALGIPIGIIKIVFAKGKEAIALRAFLFTVILNILNAYNNVLNKSGAISYDTFAIAYFILSVIAIFFIQSAYLNHSPEPTSFMVKILSSAVVSLILALGAISYVTVFAIDKANEKENIVEMNAVKKAIENGDGIYPDNVKYILSRKSGSGFFDHNYNIVFSNDSSFNSSTLQKGEAQYKKQELHELIERNKNKYRNKSESEILSLSSEELKGIQLPLHTRLYRMAGSFYTHYDFEIGRTRYEVGFSYREFREVIHNVARWLVLIQLGTTIFILISFPILLHVSLVNPLNKLLSGVEKVNHGDLTVNVPIKTMDEIGFLSLSFNSMVDSIRTAREELQDHADHLEEKVEERTKEVQEKMREVQQLKIQQDGDYFLTSLLAKPLFFNANKSAIVNTNFIIRQKKYFEFRNKQGELGGDICLTGNLRLGTADRFKKYTMAMNGDAMGKSMQGAGGSLVMGVVMNSIMARSAANKRILDRTPEEWLTDVYHEIHSVFKSFDGSMVISATTVLIDDESGEMFYWNAEHPFSVLYRDGKASFIETDLELRKLGLDSEYEFKVKKFQLHEGDVVILASDGRDDLLIGTNNGKRIINEDETIFLGVVEKAKGEIDEIEHNIRQVGEIIDDLSILRIGYQEVGAQTLTNGNSERDDSEEKTTIQNLYKEGRELYKNGEVQKAISILLDAYTTDSSNQRLNKLLGLMSFKEKDYPLAVKVLSRYLSYDPDTAELWHYLSIAEKRLGNLANALEAATMVNKLQPLNVQNLIHLSDLNRLLGNKDEAIEFTKTAEEIDPENKNVRKLKKLLEIE, from the coding sequence ATGTATGATTCTATTTTGTTTTCTCATCATGCTATCGGCGTTTTTTCACTTTTTCTTTTAACTTGCGTTCTCTCCGGATTCCTTATCTTCAAGAAAAACAAGACGCTTCCAACATATTATTTAATCATAATGTATCTTGCCTACGGAACCATGTTCCTGGGATATTTTATTTCGTATTCATTATTCGATCCGATATCCGCATATCATCGATACCTAACGGTGTTCATGATATTCGGAATCATCGCCTTTATCGGATTTTCCTATAATTTTCCTAAAAATATCCATCCAAAAGAATCCAAAATTGTCATTATCCTTAGCTTAGTCATCGGTTTGGGAGCGTGGTTCCATTTTGTTTATAAGACTTACGGCAAAGAGAAAGTCTTTTCGTTTACTGCTCATCAATTCAGCTTCGATTTCGGAAAAGAAGCGAGCGCGGCTATTCTTTTATGTTTCATTATCAGCATAGTTATATTAGTCAGAAAAATTCTATTTTACTCCTCGTATTCCGGTATTCTTCAAAAGTGGAAAGATTATTTCGCAGGATCCATCTCCGTTATTCGCATCCCAACTCAATTCGCGTTAGGAATTCCTATCGGAATTATTAAAATCGTCTTCGCCAAAGGAAAAGAAGCGATCGCACTACGAGCATTTTTATTCACGGTAATATTAAATATTCTGAATGCGTATAACAACGTATTAAACAAATCCGGTGCGATTTCGTACGATACGTTTGCCATCGCGTATTTCATCCTATCGGTAATCGCGATCTTCTTTATTCAGAGCGCATATTTAAACCATTCTCCAGAGCCAACCAGCTTTATGGTGAAGATTCTCTCAAGCGCGGTCGTTAGTTTGATTTTAGCGTTAGGAGCCATTAGCTATGTAACCGTCTTTGCGATCGATAAAGCCAATGAGAAAGAAAATATCGTAGAAATGAATGCCGTTAAAAAAGCGATAGAGAATGGGGACGGCATCTATCCCGATAACGTTAAATATATCCTTTCCCGAAAATCCGGATCCGGATTTTTCGACCATAATTATAATATAGTATTTTCGAATGATTCTTCTTTCAACTCATCGACGTTACAGAAAGGAGAAGCTCAATACAAAAAACAGGAACTTCATGAATTAATAGAGCGGAACAAGAATAAATACAGAAATAAATCGGAAAGTGAAATTCTATCCCTCTCCTCGGAAGAGTTAAAGGGAATTCAGCTGCCTCTCCATACTAGATTGTACCGAATGGCCGGAAGTTTTTATACTCATTACGACTTTGAAATCGGTCGCACGAGATACGAAGTGGGCTTTAGTTATCGTGAATTCAGGGAAGTCATTCATAATGTAGCCCGCTGGCTAGTCTTAATACAGTTAGGAACAACGATTTTTATTTTGATATCTTTTCCGATATTGCTACACGTAAGCCTAGTCAATCCACTGAATAAATTATTATCCGGCGTTGAAAAGGTAAACCACGGCGATTTGACCGTCAACGTTCCGATTAAAACCATGGATGAAATAGGTTTTCTATCCCTGTCCTTCAATTCTATGGTCGACTCGATTCGAACCGCGAGGGAAGAACTGCAGGACCACGCAGACCATCTAGAGGAAAAAGTGGAGGAACGAACCAAAGAAGTTCAGGAGAAGATGCGGGAAGTCCAGCAGTTAAAGATCCAGCAGGACGGTGATTACTTCCTGACTTCCTTGCTAGCAAAACCGCTTTTTTTTAATGCGAACAAATCCGCGATTGTGAATACGAATTTCATAATTAGACAAAAGAAATATTTCGAATTTCGCAATAAGCAAGGAGAACTTGGCGGAGATATCTGCCTAACCGGAAATTTGAGGCTTGGTACGGCCGATCGATTCAAAAAATACACCATGGCGATGAACGGCGACGCGATGGGGAAATCGATGCAAGGAGCAGGCGGTTCCTTGGTTATGGGAGTCGTTATGAACTCCATTATGGCGCGATCGGCCGCAAATAAAAGAATCCTAGACAGGACTCCGGAAGAATGGTTAACCGACGTCTATCATGAAATTCATTCGGTATTCAAAAGCTTCGATGGAAGCATGGTTATCTCAGCCACCACCGTGTTGATCGATGACGAAAGTGGCGAAATGTTTTATTGGAACGCGGAGCATCCGTTTTCGGTCTTGTATCGTGACGGCAAAGCATCCTTTATCGAAACGGATCTAGAGCTTAGGAAGTTAGGACTCGATTCGGAATACGAATTTAAAGTTAAAAAGTTTCAATTGCACGAAGGTGATGTCGTCATACTTGCTTCGGACGGAAGGGACGATCTTTTAATAGGTACTAATAACGGAAAAAGAATCATAAACGAGGATGAAACGATTTTTCTCGGAGTAGTAGAGAAAGCGAAGGGGGAAATCGACGAAATCGAGCATAATATCCGACAAGTCGGAGAGATTATCGACGATTTATCCATACTCCGAATCGGCTATCAGGAAGTTGGAGCGCAAACTCTTACGAACGGAAACTCCGAGAGAGATGATTCGGAGGAAAAGACAACCATACAAAATTTGTATAAAGAAGGACGAGAGCTATATAAAAACGGAGAAGTCCAAAAAGCGATATCCATTTTGCTAGACGCGTATACGACCGATTCTTCGAATCAAAGACTGAATAAGCTATTAGGTTTGATGAGCTTTAAGGAAAAGGACTACCCTTTGGCGGTAAAAGTTCTGAGTCGGTATTTATCATACGATCCTGATACGGCCGAACTTTGGCATTATCTCTCTATCGCGGAAAAACGATTAGGAAATCTTGCAAACGCTTTGGAAGCCGCGACAATGGTCAACAAACTCCAACCCTTAAATGTTCAAAATTTGATACATCTTTCGGATCTAAATCGCCTGCTAGGCAACAAGGACGAAGCTATCGAATTCACGAAAACCGCGGAGGAGATCGATCCGGAAAACAAGAACGTAAGAAAATTGAAAAAACTTTTAGAGATCGAATAG
- a CDS encoding NmrA family NAD(P)-binding protein, whose protein sequence is MKIFVYGGTGLVSGFIVDLLLALGHEVYAGTRKPEKGDKKQNLHWVFADALQPNKGLEVLEKVDRAFFLSPPGYTDQYAILNPWLEKAKLRKLDKVVLMSAMGVDQAPPEAPFRKLEIAFENSGLPFTILRPNWFMQNFHTFWISGILKDKKIYFPGGEAKTSFIDARDISSAAVSVLLNDSFNGKGIALTGPEALTHREVAEKISSVTGLAVSYVDITPEDFKKGLLQAGLPEDYANFMVYIAGALKEGYSSPVLTSVKELTGKEPIRFDKYASDNRAAWLN, encoded by the coding sequence ATGAAAATTTTCGTATATGGCGGGACCGGCCTTGTTTCAGGCTTTATTGTAGATTTACTTTTAGCGTTAGGACACGAGGTATATGCCGGGACCCGCAAGCCGGAAAAAGGGGACAAAAAACAGAATCTGCATTGGGTTTTTGCCGATGCCCTCCAGCCGAATAAGGGTCTAGAGGTTTTAGAGAAGGTAGATCGGGCATTTTTTCTTTCTCCGCCGGGATATACGGATCAATATGCTATTTTGAATCCGTGGTTGGAGAAAGCTAAATTAAGAAAACTAGATAAAGTTGTACTAATGTCAGCAATGGGCGTGGATCAGGCGCCGCCGGAAGCTCCTTTCAGAAAACTGGAAATCGCGTTTGAAAATTCCGGACTACCCTTCACGATTTTAAGACCGAATTGGTTTATGCAGAATTTCCACACCTTTTGGATTTCGGGAATTCTGAAGGATAAGAAAATCTATTTTCCCGGAGGCGAAGCAAAAACCAGCTTTATCGATGCGAGGGATATTTCATCCGCAGCTGTATCCGTTCTTTTAAACGATTCGTTTAATGGAAAAGGAATCGCACTCACGGGTCCCGAAGCATTGACGCACCGGGAAGTAGCGGAGAAAATTTCAAGCGTGACAGGATTGGCCGTAAGTTACGTGGATATCACTCCGGAAGACTTTAAGAAAGGACTATTACAGGCGGGTCTTCCGGAAGATTACGCCAATTTTATGGTCTATATCGCCGGAGCGCTCAAAGAAGGTTATTCTTCTCCCGTATTGACGAGCGTTAAGGAACTGACCGGAAAAGAACCGATCCGATTCGATAAGTATGCTTCGGACAACAGGGCAGCTTGGTTGAACTAG
- a CDS encoding AraC family transcriptional regulator, with translation MDLLSEILTGAGWRADLLARTSMYKAWGLKFPCDKSGGFHMLSQGSCYVRFKGKSIRMDKGDILFIAKGFDHDLVSSPDQQAMNLLRFKEVAEKETKSNKIPLTTFVSVRYEVPDFPQHPFFFELPDHILVRSGEISSHHPLQTTLVLISQEIDSGIGSDLILQRLTDILLYYVIRHWLEIHPSSSPGWRTVFKDEKILSVLEALHKKVSYGWTLEKLSRVVGISRASLANRFREALGCTPMDYLARLRIEKGKTLLREQNTTLEEVARTVGYSSAFAFSKAYKRIHGSSPRFGEGSRMKVGA, from the coding sequence ATGGACTTACTTTCTGAAATATTGACCGGTGCGGGATGGAGAGCGGATCTTCTGGCTAGAACCTCCATGTATAAAGCATGGGGATTAAAGTTCCCTTGCGACAAGAGCGGTGGATTTCATATGCTTTCGCAAGGTTCCTGCTACGTACGATTTAAAGGTAAGTCCATACGTATGGATAAGGGAGATATTCTGTTCATTGCGAAAGGTTTTGATCATGATCTTGTATCGTCTCCTGATCAACAAGCCATGAACCTCCTGCGATTCAAGGAAGTTGCGGAGAAAGAAACGAAGTCGAATAAGATTCCTTTAACGACTTTTGTTTCCGTTAGGTATGAGGTGCCTGATTTTCCTCAACATCCATTTTTCTTCGAGCTTCCCGACCATATATTGGTGCGGTCGGGAGAAATTTCCTCCCATCATCCGCTGCAGACGACCCTGGTTTTAATTTCTCAGGAAATCGATTCCGGCATAGGATCGGATTTGATTTTGCAAAGATTGACCGATATTCTTTTATACTACGTTATTCGGCATTGGTTGGAAATTCACCCGTCGTCTTCTCCGGGCTGGAGAACCGTTTTTAAGGATGAAAAAATTTTATCCGTGCTGGAAGCCTTGCACAAAAAAGTGTCTTACGGCTGGACTTTGGAGAAACTTTCCCGAGTCGTCGGTATTTCGCGAGCTTCGTTGGCGAATCGATTTCGAGAGGCGCTCGGTTGCACTCCTATGGATTATCTCGCGAGACTGAGGATCGAAAAAGGGAAGACCCTTCTCCGGGAGCAAAATACGACTTTGGAAGAAGTAGCTCGAACTGTCGGCTACTCTTCCGCATTTGCTTTTTCCAAAGCGTATAAACGGATCCACGGATCCTCGCCCAGATTCGGCGAAGGATCCCGTATGAAAGTGGGCGCTTAG
- a CDS encoding ABC transporter permease, producing the protein MNFHAIKAIYALEMSRTRRTLMQSIASPVISTSLYFVVFGSAIGSRIQEVNGVAYGSFIVPGLVMLTLLTESISNASFGIYFPKFTGTIYEILSAPVSSLEAVIGFVGAAATKSVILGVIMLATASMFVPIRIVHPFLMAFFLILTCISFSLFGFIIGIWADNFEKLQVIPMLIITPLVFLGGSFYSANMLPPFWQSITLFNPVLYLVSGFRWSFFEISDVSVEVSLAMILVFLTSCLAVVTWIFRTGYHIKK; encoded by the coding sequence ATGAATTTTCACGCAATCAAAGCGATTTATGCTCTCGAAATGTCCCGGACCAGAAGAACTCTGATGCAAAGTATCGCGTCTCCCGTTATTTCCACTTCGTTATATTTCGTCGTGTTCGGCTCCGCCATCGGATCCAGAATCCAAGAAGTAAACGGAGTAGCATACGGATCCTTTATCGTTCCCGGTCTCGTCATGCTTACGCTTTTGACGGAAAGTATTTCCAACGCCTCCTTCGGAATCTACTTCCCCAAATTTACCGGAACGATTTATGAAATCTTATCCGCTCCCGTCTCCAGCCTGGAAGCCGTAATCGGTTTCGTCGGAGCGGCTGCTACTAAATCCGTTATCCTGGGCGTCATAATGTTAGCTACCGCATCGATGTTCGTTCCCATAAGAATCGTGCATCCGTTTCTAATGGCATTCTTCCTAATCTTAACCTGCATATCATTCAGCTTATTCGGTTTTATCATAGGAATTTGGGCGGATAACTTCGAAAAACTGCAAGTCATTCCCATGCTCATCATTACCCCGTTGGTGTTCTTGGGGGGAAGCTTTTATTCCGCGAATATGCTTCCTCCATTTTGGCAATCTATCACGCTCTTTAATCCGGTACTCTATTTAGTCAGCGGTTTTCGTTGGAGTTTTTTTGAGATTTCTGACGTAAGTGTTGAAGTGAGCTTGGCCATGATTTTAGTATTCCTGACTAGCTGTTTGGCCGTAGTGACTTGGATTTTCAGAACCGGCTATCACATTAAGAAATAA